Proteins encoded within one genomic window of Enterococcus haemoperoxidus ATCC BAA-382:
- a CDS encoding MucBP domain-containing protein, translating into MKKQNIITQVKRCIILFGFVLVSGFFFMQSDKKIIAQQEDELATTESKTGALETSLINRTDAEVTEISVTMKLTGADGKPLEGVSFVIQRLRATGKWTTFNQEQPFITDSLGEIKMTPKVVGLMKQYGGRDDNKAFRFREVSVPKDSGYVAPPPYSGTDDEMAASGGQTLSGFISDRMDITSATTMDYHLRMSHNKMGSSNLVNNPTFYRDTTTNYIPGWVSFVGSFGFSLGATPILLNYTHPMADLPWNRFEKIPLTNKNNINEWLYKGVNVEYPLLNQINVDPPPVTDYLGQLKVYQYDPANNEYYVLADTTNATSKTRQLVYILGQTVSVKPNTTYRFGISYHLPVGLPDAAGSIEIVFYNGKRVTGPKDGFKVTELADGYWHDLYTEFKTSTNADEVSLSLRMNFPVKKASWTSVKNVWLEEGSGGSGGTSGEGDAQEVTVNYHQDGVIKDTASIPAGNLGRTWSAPLKTYADFDFESAKLDGVNVSATTEQPVTGIFKNEKQTVDYYFKKKHDYKLVADPMDWGKQFVGTQAPVSSLFNGKVYVYDGDTKVETLTSNFTSSIKAYDNSLAGAKKFDVTFQSTAQLNTKYPGLENKNTVVASLSVLFYTELKATSVAQTYFENVDVPTAEKRKAWVKDVMVNGKAVGDNYTVDLVTAWDSSQVIAKDYQVKVSSGELSEIVVVTVTYTPIGDLILDVPTTLNFRDVYVRKGKEQVIRRKNDNWSLSVDDQRHVTYQKGWDLSVKLEESLTLEKDDIKVGLDDVVIYKKDSSSVPEVLKKGERHEILNHATGVTGETKMSWPSDAGFLLKIDRLKSRYIEEGAYKAVLEFTLADTP; encoded by the coding sequence ATGAAGAAACAAAATATAATAACACAGGTTAAGCGATGCATCATTCTATTTGGTTTCGTTTTAGTAAGTGGATTTTTTTTCATGCAAAGCGATAAAAAAATAATAGCTCAGCAAGAAGATGAGCTAGCTACTACTGAGTCCAAAACAGGTGCTTTAGAGACATCATTAATAAATAGAACAGATGCTGAAGTGACTGAAATTTCGGTAACAATGAAGTTAACAGGTGCAGATGGCAAACCACTTGAAGGGGTAAGTTTTGTTATCCAAAGATTAAGAGCTACTGGAAAATGGACGACATTTAATCAAGAGCAACCGTTTATAACAGATAGTTTGGGTGAAATTAAGATGACGCCTAAAGTAGTAGGGCTAATGAAGCAATATGGTGGTCGAGATGATAATAAAGCCTTCAGGTTTCGTGAGGTATCAGTTCCAAAAGACTCTGGATATGTCGCTCCGCCACCTTATTCTGGGACCGATGATGAAATGGCAGCAAGTGGTGGACAGACACTATCTGGATTCATATCTGATAGGATGGATATTACCTCAGCTACAACGATGGATTATCATCTAAGAATGTCTCATAATAAAATGGGAAGTAGTAATTTAGTGAACAATCCTACTTTTTATCGTGATACTACTACGAATTATATTCCTGGATGGGTATCATTTGTAGGATCATTTGGATTTTCTCTTGGGGCAACACCAATTCTTTTGAATTACACACATCCGATGGCGGATTTACCGTGGAATCGTTTTGAGAAAATTCCTCTTACTAATAAAAATAATATAAATGAATGGCTCTATAAAGGTGTAAATGTGGAATATCCTCTTCTCAATCAAATTAATGTGGATCCACCGCCAGTTACAGACTATCTTGGTCAATTGAAAGTGTATCAGTATGATCCTGCCAATAATGAATATTACGTTCTTGCTGACACAACCAATGCGACCAGCAAGACAAGACAATTAGTTTATATTTTAGGACAAACTGTATCTGTGAAACCTAACACAACATATAGGTTTGGTATATCTTATCATTTGCCAGTTGGGCTACCAGATGCAGCTGGATCGATTGAAATTGTATTTTATAATGGTAAAAGGGTAACTGGACCTAAAGATGGATTTAAAGTTACTGAGCTAGCTGATGGTTATTGGCATGACCTATACACAGAATTCAAAACTTCAACAAATGCTGATGAAGTGAGTTTAAGTTTGAGGATGAATTTTCCAGTTAAAAAAGCAAGTTGGACTTCGGTAAAAAATGTTTGGTTAGAAGAAGGTTCTGGAGGTTCCGGCGGTACTTCAGGAGAAGGGGATGCACAAGAAGTAACAGTCAATTACCATCAAGATGGTGTAATAAAAGATACAGCTAGTATCCCAGCTGGAAATTTAGGCAGAACTTGGTCAGCTCCCCTTAAAACATATGCTGATTTTGATTTTGAGTCTGCAAAATTAGATGGAGTGAATGTTTCTGCAACCACTGAGCAACCGGTTACAGGAATCTTCAAAAATGAAAAACAGACAGTCGATTATTATTTCAAAAAGAAGCATGATTATAAATTAGTCGCTGATCCTATGGATTGGGGCAAGCAATTTGTTGGAACACAAGCTCCGGTAAGTAGTCTATTTAATGGTAAAGTATATGTATATGATGGTGATACAAAAGTAGAAACTTTAACATCAAACTTTACGTCATCGATTAAAGCGTATGACAATAGTCTGGCTGGTGCGAAAAAATTTGACGTCACCTTCCAATCAACAGCACAGCTTAATACAAAGTATCCAGGACTAGAGAATAAAAATACAGTGGTAGCTTCATTAAGTGTCTTATTTTATACAGAGCTGAAAGCAACTTCTGTGGCACAAACATACTTTGAAAACGTAGATGTACCAACAGCTGAGAAACGTAAAGCATGGGTGAAAGATGTAATGGTCAACGGAAAAGCTGTTGGAGACAACTATACGGTTGATCTCGTTACTGCGTGGGATAGCAGTCAGGTAATCGCCAAAGATTATCAAGTTAAGGTGAGTAGTGGTGAATTATCTGAAATAGTTGTTGTAACAGTAACGTATACACCTATTGGAGATTTGATATTAGATGTTCCGACTACGTTGAATTTTAGAGATGTTTATGTCAGAAAAGGCAAAGAACAAGTTATTCGTCGAAAAAATGATAACTGGTCATTAAGTGTAGATGACCAAAGACACGTGACATATCAAAAAGGTTGGGATCTTTCAGTCAAGCTGGAGGAAAGTTTGACTTTAGAGAAGGATGATATAAAAGTCGGGTTGGATGATGTTGTAATTTATAAAAAGGATTCATCCAGTGTTCCAGAAGTATTGAAAAAAGGAGAAAGACACGAAATTTTAAATCACGCCACGGGTGTTACTGGAGAAACAAAGATGAGCTGGCCATCGGATGCTGGTTTCTTGTTAAAAATAGATCGTCTAAAATCACGCTATATTGAAGAAGGGGCGTATAAAGCGGTCTTAGAGTTCACTTTGGCGGATACACCATAA
- a CDS encoding winged helix-turn-helix domain-containing protein: protein MKNIGLYHFENPSSLYIDVLKEKKYTLLPLEKYTTEAKQTKLEAIILDHSGESLGESVEQISEMLFTIKKSEVPFVFILLRESTQVERLIYLQLGATIVFDQHIKPREFGEIISNVLHQRTKSDQLMIQEKEEKQIQLNDYNHSICLENGNEISLTRLEYRLVSYLNDKQGKGATYEEIYKVLWDKEIENKRYQVANLVFHIRTKIEENTAKPKYLKTIRTIGYALVHESTQKNNKGMN from the coding sequence ATGAAAAATATAGGTTTATATCATTTCGAAAATCCCTCTTCATTATATATAGATGTACTTAAAGAAAAAAAATATACACTTTTACCGTTGGAAAAATATACAACTGAAGCAAAGCAGACAAAACTAGAAGCCATCATCCTCGATCATTCAGGAGAAAGTCTAGGAGAATCTGTTGAACAAATTAGTGAAATGCTTTTTACTATTAAAAAAAGTGAGGTGCCATTTGTATTTATTTTACTACGAGAAAGCACCCAGGTTGAACGTTTAATTTACTTACAATTGGGCGCAACAATTGTATTCGACCAACATATAAAACCTCGTGAATTTGGGGAAATCATTTCTAATGTGCTTCATCAAAGAACGAAATCTGACCAACTGATGATACAAGAAAAAGAAGAGAAACAAATTCAATTAAATGACTACAATCATTCTATATGTTTAGAAAACGGAAATGAAATTTCTTTAACCCGCCTTGAGTACAGATTAGTTAGTTATTTAAATGACAAACAAGGAAAAGGTGCAACCTATGAAGAGATTTATAAGGTTTTATGGGATAAAGAGATAGAAAATAAACGTTATCAAGTAGCTAATTTAGTGTTTCACATAAGAACTAAAATAGAAGAGAACACTGCGAAACCGAAATACTTAAAGACTATCCGTACAATCGGCTATGCTCTTGTACATGAAAGTACGCAAAAAAATAATAAAGGAATGAACTAA
- a CDS encoding DUF916 and DUF3324 domain-containing protein codes for MYEKILYCLFLGIACLFICPTIVFSDESAKNPIKDFSYEVVFPENQQNKNVGYYDLLMKPGEKQTIQLKMHNISDKPLKVAIDLNSAKTNGNGVIEYGPTDLKKDVSLNYDLAQIMTGPKEVTLKPNSTEIVEFVITLPEVAFEGYLAGGIQLKPIVKEEHSQEESIIINKFAFLIGVLIHESNTEKIKPVLKLNDVSLKLKDGSYSLFVDLSNTKGVFVEKMAAAINIRKNNSSKNLIKFNKQDMRMAPNSAIAIPVSLQNQKITAGEYTADIRITTADGGNWTWVKNFTFTRIEAEQINRHINQNDQSYFSGWWVLLFSTLLIITLLLFFLRKKKRSA; via the coding sequence ATGTATGAAAAAATATTGTATTGCCTGTTTTTAGGGATAGCATGTCTATTTATTTGTCCAACCATTGTTTTTTCTGACGAGTCTGCTAAAAATCCAATTAAAGATTTTTCCTACGAGGTCGTATTTCCTGAAAATCAACAAAATAAGAATGTGGGCTATTACGATCTTTTAATGAAGCCAGGAGAAAAACAAACAATCCAGTTAAAAATGCACAATATATCAGATAAGCCTCTAAAAGTTGCTATTGATTTGAATAGTGCGAAAACAAATGGAAATGGTGTAATCGAGTACGGACCAACAGACTTAAAAAAAGATGTGTCGCTAAATTATGACCTTGCTCAAATCATGACAGGGCCAAAAGAGGTTACTTTAAAGCCAAATAGTACTGAAATAGTTGAGTTTGTGATCACTCTTCCAGAAGTTGCTTTTGAGGGGTATCTTGCCGGTGGGATTCAATTAAAACCTATTGTAAAAGAAGAGCACTCTCAAGAGGAAAGCATAATTATTAATAAATTTGCTTTTTTAATTGGGGTCTTGATCCATGAATCAAATACCGAAAAAATCAAACCAGTATTGAAACTCAATGACGTTTCACTAAAACTAAAAGATGGTTCTTATTCCCTATTTGTCGATCTCTCCAATACAAAAGGAGTGTTCGTTGAAAAAATGGCCGCAGCGATTAATATCAGAAAAAACAATAGTTCAAAAAACTTGATCAAGTTCAACAAACAAGACATGAGAATGGCTCCTAATTCAGCCATTGCTATCCCAGTTTCTTTACAGAATCAAAAAATTACTGCTGGGGAATATACAGCGGATATCCGTATTACAACAGCAGATGGTGGAAATTGGACATGGGTGAAGAATTTCACCTTTACGAGGATTGAAGCAGAACAAATCAATCGACATATCAATCAAAATGATCAATCTTATTTTAGTGGGTGGTGGGTGCTATTGTTTTCCACGCTACTTATAATAACGCTACTCCTTTTTTTCTTGCGCAAGAAAAAAAGGAGTGCCTAA
- a CDS encoding WxL domain-containing protein, producing MKKLVMMSLLSATALMLFAPKADAKSFEDKTDIGVSFKSDDPTIPGENKPFKNNLSLVWKPTSFQFGEQKAVGASATFSNTVKGNQYLIVNDDRSAATTSWSLNVKLSEMTTADASKTLASKLMVNLNDAQKYDIGSEIGEDNDFVPNKPDATSLSALDANAGITLGDGKAKTLTIEAGNTTGQAVLVKKTANAVKGGVSTLISDVKLVVTDAAKDEAAGESFAGTVSWTLDDLQ from the coding sequence ATGAAAAAATTAGTAATGATGTCTCTATTATCAGCAACAGCTTTAATGTTATTTGCTCCAAAAGCGGATGCAAAAAGTTTTGAAGATAAAACAGATATAGGTGTGAGTTTTAAATCGGATGATCCAACAATTCCTGGTGAGAACAAGCCATTTAAAAACAACTTGTCACTTGTTTGGAAACCAACTTCTTTCCAATTTGGGGAGCAAAAAGCTGTAGGTGCTTCAGCGACATTTAGTAATACAGTTAAAGGTAATCAATATTTGATCGTTAATGATGATAGATCGGCTGCTACAACGTCGTGGTCATTAAATGTTAAATTATCAGAAATGACTACTGCAGATGCTTCTAAAACATTAGCATCTAAACTAATGGTGAATTTAAATGATGCACAAAAATATGATATTGGTTCAGAAATTGGTGAAGATAATGATTTTGTTCCCAATAAACCAGATGCTACTTCATTGAGTGCATTAGATGCAAATGCAGGAATTACTCTTGGGGATGGAAAAGCTAAAACATTGACAATTGAAGCTGGAAATACAACAGGACAAGCAGTATTAGTTAAGAAAACAGCAAATGCCGTAAAAGGTGGAGTTTCGACACTAATCTCAGATGTTAAATTAGTTGTAACCGATGCAGCAAAAGATGAAGCCGCTGGAGAGTCTTTTGCGGGTACAGTTTCTTGGACGTTAGATGATTTACAATAG
- a CDS encoding DUF916 and DUF3324 domain-containing protein: MIKKNKILYVVLFMSLFLWLFPDKSFADESSNLGYTVSAVLNGKQIDPEKSYFYIQTVPEEEQLLKVKVKSTQKEPIKLKLYTTDAFTGDSGTIEYTENKKMLDTTLHDPISKIVTVETPSLTVENFEEKEAVFKLTPPSENYKGVKMGALVFEVDGEESEEQVSSKFSYRIGLITSETGDDYKDSKTLNLIDAKSTLKRGKKMILTTLQNPEPKMISNLEIVADVKAKDSETILKKKKVENYMMAPNSHFDFEMDWGTGTVRAGTYIVTMSANDGYSDWKFEKEFTITSDQAKSMNENSGFRIITPTWIKIVTILILVVIGIIIVMILVRKKNMEIEWKRRREKRKKKRNQNKKI; this comes from the coding sequence TTGATAAAGAAAAACAAAATATTATATGTCGTATTATTTATGAGTTTGTTCTTATGGTTATTTCCAGATAAATCGTTTGCTGATGAAAGTTCCAATTTAGGTTATACAGTTTCAGCAGTTCTTAATGGGAAACAAATCGATCCAGAAAAAAGTTATTTTTATATCCAAACAGTTCCGGAAGAAGAACAATTATTAAAAGTAAAAGTGAAAAGCACGCAAAAAGAGCCAATCAAATTAAAGTTGTACACTACAGATGCATTTACAGGAGACAGCGGAACAATCGAATATACAGAGAATAAAAAAATGCTTGATACAACTCTTCATGACCCTATCAGTAAGATTGTTACTGTAGAAACACCAAGTTTAACAGTTGAAAACTTTGAAGAGAAGGAAGCTGTTTTTAAACTTACCCCACCTAGTGAAAATTACAAAGGGGTAAAGATGGGAGCTCTCGTATTTGAGGTGGACGGTGAAGAAAGTGAAGAGCAAGTTTCTAGCAAATTCTCTTATAGGATTGGATTGATAACATCTGAAACTGGTGATGACTACAAAGATTCTAAAACATTGAACTTAATAGATGCAAAGTCAACATTGAAACGTGGAAAGAAAATGATTTTAACGACGTTACAGAACCCTGAACCCAAAATGATATCTAATTTAGAGATTGTTGCAGATGTCAAAGCAAAAGATAGTGAGACGATATTAAAGAAAAAGAAAGTTGAAAATTACATGATGGCGCCAAATAGTCATTTTGATTTTGAGATGGATTGGGGCACGGGTACTGTTCGAGCAGGCACATATATCGTAACGATGAGTGCGAATGACGGGTACAGTGATTGGAAATTCGAGAAAGAATTTACGATTACAAGTGATCAAGCGAAATCAATGAATGAAAATAGCGGTTTTAGAATCATAACGCCAACATGGATAAAAATTGTAACAATCCTAATTTTAGTTGTGATAGGAATCATTATTGTAATGATTCTCGTTAGAAAAAAGAACATGGAGATAGAGTGGAAACGAAGAAGAGAAAAAAGAAAGAAAAAAAGAAATCAAAATAAGAAGATTTGA